The Marasmius oreades isolate 03SP1 chromosome 2, whole genome shotgun sequence genomic sequence GCCTCAAAAGCGCTACGCTGGAACCAGAAACACGGACACGGTCAAGGACGGTGAGGTTCTTTTGTGCATGACCCGCTACCATGCGTAGTGAAAATTTCCCTCAGTCAATTTTCTCGGCCCTCAAGACGAATATGTGACTTCAGGGTCCGATGACGgcaatttcttcatctggcgtAAATCGTCTGGTGATCTTCACGGGATATACGAAGGAGACGGTAGTGTCGTCAATGTCATCGAACCCCACCCAAAGCTTCCACTGGTAGCAGTGAGTGGTATCGACCATACTGTCAAGGTTGGGaatctctttttttcttttcttccaacAGTTTTGCTGAAGTTCCGAATCGATTGCCCAGCTTTTCGCTCCAACACGGGGTGAAAGTCGATTTTCTAGAATGCAGGATGCTGAGAATATAATAAAAAATAATCAACAGCAAAACACGAGAGCTTTCCGAACGATCCCTCGGGTTGACTTTATCCACCTGTTGATGTCAATACAGGCAGCCTCACGAGGAGAGGGCTCGGACGACGATAGTTCTGTGAATGAGTGTATTAACCAGTGATATCCTTTGTACTTATGTAATGTTATTCTTGTAAAATTAGATGTTCAAGTACAGGTATCCGTTTGTGTTAGAATGAGGAAGTGCGAGGAACACCGGCGATCAAGGTGGACCTCAAGGGAACCTTCACTGAGTAACGAACAGATGGTATGACTGCATCTCTCTTCATGGCGAGAAAACGAGTAAGAAGTTACAGGATTAGTATGAAAAGTCTGGACGACCGCACCTATACTAGCGTCCGAGGTCAGCATCAAGGTGGGCGTGGTGAGTACAAACTTAATATAATCGTTTTCGAAGTACATGTTCGTGGAGATACACTGAATACAAAAAAGAAACAGTCCGTAAATTGAGAGAAATTATCTACTGTGTCCGTTGTCGTGGCTGAAGGTTCGGACGCATCTGTGGAACGTCAGTGCTTGTAGGTAAGACTTGAATAAGAAAAACAAACCATCTCCTTGAAGATCGGAAGTAGTTGCGGTATATGAATTAGCTCGGGAGGTTGCAAACTTCTGCCCTTGCGTTTGTTAAGTTTAGGCGACGAAGTTCCACTATTGTTGTTGGGAGGGTGTTTGGGTACAGGGCTCGGGGGAAGAGGTTTCGACATGGCAGTACGCAGAGGTGTCCGGGGCGTTCCAGGCATGGAGGGAACTGGAGGAACATCTTCACTACGTCGTGATGGTCGAGTCAGTGATATCAACGAACGAGAGGTCTTCAAACGCCCTGGAATTCGCAGAGAAGTAGACCTCTGGTTTTCAGGCGGTCGAGAATTGGAGCGTAGAGGTGAGTGCAGTGGGGCTGGTCCCCGATGCGACGTGTCAGACCGTGCTGGCCTCAGTCGGGATGAATTTGGTATCGACGAGTCATCACTTTCGTCCTCCTCGCTTTCGTCCGGGTCATCTTCCGAACTGGAATAATACTCGCTcgaatcctcatcctcatccgtCTCCTCGGCAGCGACATCAAACGCATCGCCTTGAGCAAGTTCTCCGAAGCTGATTTCTCCAACAACGCCCTCTACTAGAGCTTTGGttgcttcatcttcagcaTCGGCATCGTGTTGTCCTCGTGTTCGACCGAATCTCCGCCTGATCTTATCCTCGTAGAGAACTTTGAGCTTGTAGTGATACAATGCGACTTTGTCCACTTCGGCCAAGATATCAGCTCGTTCCTTTCCCATGtagggaagaagaaactcCAAGCTAAGAGGGGAGCCAATTCCTTCTCTGATGACGGTGAGAAAGAGCTCTATCCACTTCATGAGACTGTCGAATAGACCTTCTCCTTTCGAGTGTACTTTGTGAACAAAGTTATAAAAGGATTGCTCGTGGCGTTTGATGAGATCTATGAATGTCTGCACCGTCCGGTCAGGATCTTCTTGCGAGACTGACGGATGCTTTAGACCGACAGTGATCGATAGTGCAAAAATAAAACTCACGATCTTCATTCTGTTCCACTGTCCTAATGAGATCATTGATAAAGTTCTGGAGGTCTCCCAGAGAGTCCGATATACTTGCAGCACGGTATACCTGGGCCAGTGGTGCATAGAATATCGTGATGATATCCTTCAGAAGCTCTGCAGTAAAACCCTAGTAGGAGACGTTGAGAGTTCAGATACCCATTAAACTCAAGCAGCAAGCAAAATCTTACTTCAAAGATGAGAGCAATCAACTGTTCTCTGTCTCTCAGTCGCGAATAGAGATGGCCCAGCACTTTGAGATCTTCGTACAGCCATCCATCGTCATCCTGTGgtccgtcgtcgtcatctgaGTCATCCAATGTTTCCCGATATCGCATGTAAATGACATAAGCTTTGTGCGCCTTGGCTACTCGATGTAGTTGCGTTCTCGACAGAACCGGCTGGTCCCCAGAACGAAGTATGATTGTAAGAAGGTTGAGGTTTTCAGCCGCTACACGAGACAGTTGAGCACCGGATACCATGAAAAAAGGGGAGGACAAATTCACCAGCATCCGACTTGTAGGTAGTCTGAATTTCTCGTGAAGCGTACACAAATTGCCGTATCTTTTCGCACATGACAGGATCCTCTACTTTCGCCTTGACAGCCTCAATTTCTTCTTCCAGTTGCTTAACCTCTTCTGTTAAGGAGCCTGTGAACATTCTACTTATCGAGTCAGACTCCAGTCAATCTGGGCATAAAGTGAATATCAACCTCTGCAAAAGACTCCGTCCACCAAAGGGTTGAGCAAGGAAAAGATCCAAAACACCTGGCATAGGTGAGCAATCGTATAATCACCGGTTAGAGTAACGTAAACTTACTACGGATCATCCCGATGGGATTGGTAATCTTGAGGGCAGTTTTGAGCATGAAGTATGGCATCAGGCCATGTAACCGCTTCAAACTTGCGAACGTTTCCGAAGCTCTGTCGGAAGCAACTAGCTGTTGGAATACAGTGGATGCCAATCTCAAGTATTATATTGATAAGCATATATATAGGACATAACGCTTGTCACTCACGATATTCGAGCCCACTCAATCACACTCTGGTAATTTGGGGGTAGATCTCGCACATGTGGGGTCACTTTAATCGTAGCAAAAACCGTAGTGAGGCCATCTAAAGGGAGAATGAGTACCGATAGACCTAAGTTGATTGAGGATTACCTTTCCCCATGACATCCcctttgacttcacgaacAGCCGAACGTAGCCCGTCCACACGACTAGCAATTTCTGCAGCAaatttcttcctcccttcctccCTAGCTTTGTCGGCCTCTTCTCTCCATCTTGCATCTTCAAGCTCTTCCGAAGTTAGCGTAGTTGGGCCAGATAGAAGGAAGGATCTCAAGACAGGGGAAGATGCGGTGGTAGGTAAGGAGAGTAGAGAATGTAGGTAGGCGCGCAATGTAAGCCTATTCTTCTCCCTGGAAAGAAGTGATGGATGCGTCGGTTGGGAAGGCGAGAAGATGTAAGATTCGGGTGATCCAACTGATTGTTCATCCCATGACTGCTGGCCAAACGTCTGCCTCTCCGTGCAGGCAGGAGTTGTTGGGGGTGGTGAAGTTGGCGCGTTGACTGCGGTACGATTTTTAGGTGGAGGTGAGGGTATTTCCTCTTGAGAGTGGGCCTTTCTAAGCTAACCGACCCGGTAAGCAAGGGTACACCAACCAAACATGTTCATGTTTTATACCTCGTTGGCGAGAGTCCGAAAATCGCCGTATCTTCTTGAAACAAACCAATCCGGATGATTGGATCTGCGTGTTCGGATAATAAATTCCTGCATATAAATTCCGCATAAATGATATTGAAGGGATCGAGATCGAGGAGAAACCAACCTCATGCATTCGGCTGCGCATTCTGCCCTTATCTGTCACCGTTCTAACGCTGACGATATTCACTTCAAAGATTTCTTTCCGCCTCAAGTTCTTCGCCTCTCTTTTCTTCGCCAATGTTTCTATCCGGTCGAGGTCTGACTGACTGAGGCGCACCACTTCTTCCCGTTCTACTAGCTTCGTAGCAGCGCCAATGAACAACGATAGATTTCTCTCTATGCGAGTGAGCAGCTTCAGTCGTGAGGTTTTCTCTGCATCTGAATCATCATCAAACACGGAAGAAGGCGAGAGATTGCGCGAAAGCATAGCACCGATGAAGGGCTGAAGCTTTTCCGAGTAGAAATCCTTCGGTGCGGCGGCCATGAAGGGAAATGTCAGTACAAACTGGCGAAATATGAATCGCAGAAAAGGAAGATCGATCGGCGGGGCATCCCGGGGAGGAGCAGTAAAAGGTGGGCCGAGGTAAGAAAATGTAGATATGTTATTGGGTGTGGTGGTAGTGATAGCATCTAATTCCCGCTGGAATTGGAGGTGGATTAAGGTTTTCTTGAGGTAATGTGCACGTAGAGGCGTTAGGATCTCTGAAGGGTCAGCATGTTCTTGAAAATCGTGCTGCAATGTGTTATCTATGAGAGATGAAGCTCGTGGGCCATTGCTTGGGACAGGTGGTTCATCGGATGGTAAGGGAGGAAGATCACGGGTGGGACGTCGAGGACGGGCTAGAGGACGGGTTGGAGGCGTAAGGGGAGTGTTGGAAGCGCTCCCTTCGGCAGCTTCGCAAGGAATGGACGATGATGAAGTGATGGTAGGCACCGTCGATATCGTGGGGGTCACCGAGGACGACATGAAGGATGACGAGCAACCCGCGATGTGCGTGTTGTCGGACGCCTCACGTGACACTTCTCTTCCACTTACCATGGCCAAGACAAAAAAAGACCCCAAAGATGCAGCGGAGGCTACAGCAGATATAGAAATGGTCGATATCGAGGAAAAGGTGATTTTCCAGCTCTCGAATGCTCAGTCTGAACTCGAACGCGCCAATTTCCAGTCGCCAAAAAAGTCTAAGAAAGAGACAACAGAAATAATAATTCCCATTGAAGATTTATCCCCACTGGCAAAACCGCTCGCTCAAAAGAAACTCCTGAAAAAACTGAACAAGACTATAAAGAAAGGTGTCCAAAGGCAGAATGAGAAGCACATTTACAGTACTGACGCTTGTTACCTTAGCTTCCAAGGCGCGCCAGATTAAAAGAGGTGTCAAGGAGGTCgtgaaaggaataaggaaggGCG encodes the following:
- a CDS encoding uncharacterized protein (BUSCO:EOG09260DUR), coding for MSSSVTPTISTVPTITSSSSIPCEAAEGSASNTPLTPPTRPLARPRRPTRDLPPLPSDEPPVPSNGPRASSLIDNTLQHDFQEHADPSEILTPLRAHYLKKTLIHLQFQRELDAITTTTPNNISTFSYLGPPFTAPPRDAPPIDLPFLRFIFRQFVLTFPFMAAAPKDFYSEKLQPFIGAMLSRNLSPSSVFDDDSDAEKTSRLKLLTRIERNLSLFIGAATKLVEREEVVRLSQSDLDRIETLAKKREAKNLRRKEIFEVNIVSVRTVTDKGRMRSRMHEEFIIRTRRSNHPDWFVSRRYGDFRTLANELRKAHSQEEIPSPPPKNRTAVNAPTSPPPTTPACTERQTFGQQSWDEQSVGSPESYIFSPSQPTHPSLLSREKNRLTLRAYLHSLLSLPTTASSPVLRSFLLSGPTTLTSEELEDARWREEADKAREEGRKKFAAEIASRVDGLRSAVREVKGDVMGKDGLTTVFATIKVTPHVRDLPPNYQSVIEWARISLASTVFQQLVASDRASETFASLKRLHGLMPYFMLKTALKITNPIGMIRSVLDLFLAQPFGGRSLLQRMFTGSLTEEVKQLEEEIEAVKAKVEDPVMCEKIRQFVYASREIQTTYKSDAAAENLNLLTIILRSGDQPVLSRTQLHRVAKAHKAYVIYMRYRETLDDSDDDDGPQDDDGWLYEDLKVLGHLYSRLRDREQLIALIFEGFTAELLKDIITIFYAPLAQVYRAASISDSLGDLQNFINDLIRTVEQNEDLSQEDPDRTVQTFIDLIKRHEQSFYNFVHKVHSKGEGLFDSLMKWIELFLTVIREGIGSPLSLEFLLPYMGKERADILAEVDKVALYHYKLKVLYEDKIRRRFGRTRGQHDADAEDEATKALVEGVVGEISFGELAQGDAFDVAAEETDEDEDSSEYYSSSEDDPDESEEDESDDSSIPNSSRLRPARSDTSHRGPAPLHSPLRSNSRPPENQRSTSLRIPGRLKTSRSLISLTRPSRRSEDVPPVPSMPGTPRTPLRTAMSKPLPPSPVPKHPPNNNSGTSSPKLNKRKGRSLQPPELIHIPQLLPIFKEMMRPNLQPRQRTQ